A window of the Desulfobacula toluolica Tol2 genome harbors these coding sequences:
- the folE2 gene encoding GTP cyclohydrolase FolE2, which translates to MIDIQNQPDYRNIPIDKVGIKGLKYPVKVLDKTTGLQSTVAQISMYVDLPHQCKGTHMSRFVEILHLFRTKVSLESITNILEDMKKILGAKSSHIEITFPYFIEKKSPETGSKGLMDYTCSIIGSSNGKTDTDIVLTVAVPVTSVCPCSKEISEYGAHNQRGEVLVSTRFKRLIWIEHIVELVETCASCDIFSVLKREDEKFVTEKAYDNPKFVEDIARDVAKALMEDNNITWFSVSAENFESIHNHSAYAYIEKGIVS; encoded by the coding sequence ATGATAGACATTCAAAATCAACCTGATTACAGGAATATTCCAATTGACAAGGTTGGGATAAAGGGATTGAAATACCCGGTTAAAGTTCTGGATAAAACAACAGGACTTCAGTCTACCGTCGCCCAGATCAGTATGTATGTGGATCTGCCCCATCAGTGCAAAGGAACCCATATGAGCAGGTTTGTGGAAATTTTGCATTTGTTCAGGACAAAGGTATCTTTGGAATCCATCACAAATATCCTTGAAGATATGAAGAAGATTCTTGGTGCCAAATCATCCCATATTGAGATCACATTTCCCTATTTTATTGAAAAAAAATCCCCGGAAACAGGTTCAAAAGGCTTGATGGATTATACCTGTTCCATCATCGGGTCTTCAAACGGAAAAACAGATACAGATATTGTCTTAACCGTTGCTGTTCCTGTAACATCTGTCTGCCCTTGTTCAAAAGAAATAAGTGAATACGGGGCACATAACCAGCGAGGAGAAGTGCTGGTCAGTACGCGGTTTAAACGATTGATCTGGATTGAACATATTGTGGAGCTTGTTGAGACATGCGCATCCTGTGATATTTTTTCAGTTCTCAAAAGAGAAGATGAAAAATTTGTCACGGAAAAAGCCTATGATAATCCCAAATTTGTGGAAGATATCGCAAGAGACGTGGCCAAAGCCCTGATGGAGGATAACAACATTACCTGGTTTTCCGTAAGTGCGGAAAATTTTGAATCTATCCATAACCATAGTGCTTACGCTTATATTGAAAAGGGTATTGTTTCTTAA
- a CDS encoding phosphatidylserine decarboxylase family protein, whose translation MDNSKWPARAVLPVAQPGLKFIFIAILITGMLFYFERGVFFWICLAATLFVCWFFRDPDRVPPQEENSLISPADGKVICIEKQEKCDYLSDPCIKISIFMNVFNVHVNRVPFDGMVQKVVYHPGKFMNASFDKASIHNERNALIIKTADDASFAVVQIAGLIARRIVNCVKDGEILKKGDRYGMIQFGSRLDLYLPRDFKVAVSVGQKTKAGSTIIGYMK comes from the coding sequence ATGGACAATTCAAAATGGCCGGCGCGGGCGGTTTTACCGGTTGCTCAACCCGGCCTGAAATTTATATTTATAGCCATTCTCATTACGGGGATGCTTTTTTATTTTGAGCGGGGAGTATTTTTCTGGATCTGTCTGGCAGCAACTTTATTTGTCTGCTGGTTTTTTAGAGATCCTGATCGTGTGCCCCCTCAAGAGGAAAACAGTCTTATATCTCCTGCTGACGGGAAGGTAATTTGTATTGAAAAGCAAGAAAAATGTGACTATTTATCCGATCCCTGCATTAAGATCAGTATCTTTATGAATGTGTTTAATGTTCATGTAAACCGGGTTCCTTTTGACGGAATGGTTCAAAAGGTTGTGTATCATCCGGGAAAGTTTATGAATGCCTCTTTTGACAAGGCATCCATTCACAATGAAAGAAATGCATTGATTATCAAGACAGCGGATGATGCAAGTTTTGCAGTTGTTCAGATAGCCGGTCTCATTGCCCGGCGTATTGTGAATTGTGTTAAAGATGGTGAAATACTGAAAAAAGGGGATAGGTATGGTATGATTCAGTTCGGCTCACGTCTTGATTTGTATTTGCCCCGGGATTTTAAAGTTGCTGTAAGTGTTGGTCAAAAAACAAAGGCCGGGTCTACTATCATTGGATATATGAAATAA
- a CDS encoding OmpA/MotB family protein, which translates to MGYRLIHHKLMTGILIVLLIICLGLPSLVWSAGFQEQKLFDGNFYSIKELIKKIETHNKELKVIDHQIKIVEKDIDWLVLKINQIQDSGRTVSSKLKDAITIKEKKMDVLHKNKNRIESLVRYYSAAVSKNNKQSLVENILKKNGSENSLPEKSDIPNPPALIEHKSVADVQDNDSRISKSDLQAAINKSDLGDWVEIVGTGTCLQMKTILPILFSSGSADVAGEYKSFLKKLATFLKPYDVKILVNGYADTVPIKNKTYPSNFELGAKRAANIVHLLINSGLKPSIFKIASPGKYRFSAKGMSKQKTFERRAEVTVVFSG; encoded by the coding sequence ATGGGATATCGTTTGATTCACCATAAGCTTATGACAGGTATTTTGATTGTTTTATTGATCATCTGCCTGGGTTTGCCTTCCCTTGTTTGGAGTGCAGGGTTTCAGGAACAAAAATTATTTGACGGGAATTTTTACTCAATAAAAGAGTTGATTAAAAAAATTGAGACTCACAATAAAGAACTTAAAGTTATTGATCATCAGATAAAAATCGTTGAAAAAGATATCGACTGGTTGGTGTTGAAAATAAATCAAATCCAGGATTCAGGACGAACCGTATCTTCAAAACTCAAAGACGCAATTACAATAAAAGAAAAAAAAATGGATGTATTGCATAAAAACAAAAACAGGATAGAATCCCTTGTTAGGTATTATTCTGCAGCAGTTTCCAAAAATAATAAGCAGAGCCTGGTTGAGAATATTTTGAAAAAAAACGGTTCTGAAAATTCTCTTCCTGAAAAATCGGATATTCCGAACCCCCCGGCCCTGATTGAGCATAAAAGTGTGGCTGATGTACAAGATAATGATAGCCGGATCAGCAAATCAGATCTTCAGGCAGCCATAAATAAATCGGATTTGGGTGATTGGGTGGAAATAGTCGGAACAGGTACATGTCTTCAAATGAAAACCATACTGCCTATTCTGTTTTCAAGCGGCAGTGCCGATGTTGCAGGCGAATACAAATCTTTTTTAAAAAAACTGGCAACCTTTTTAAAACCTTATGATGTTAAAATCCTTGTAAACGGATATGCAGATACGGTTCCCATTAAAAACAAAACATATCCGTCCAATTTTGAACTGGGTGCAAAAAGAGCTGCAAATATTGTTCATCTGCTTATAAATTCGGGCCTTAAGCCGTCCATATTTAAAATAGCATCACCAGGAAAATATCGTTTTTCAGCAAAAGGAATGTCAAAACAGAAAACCTTTGAAAGACGTGCTGAGGTGACGGTTGTTTTTTCAGGGTGA
- the rpoZ gene encoding DNA-directed RNA polymerase subunit omega translates to MARVTIEDCLKNVDNRFTLVHLAAKRIRQVREGADLLVKSSKNEDVVTVLREIAANRIVAKKKPEAE, encoded by the coding sequence TTGGCAAGAGTTACCATTGAAGATTGTTTGAAAAATGTAGACAATAGATTTACCCTTGTTCACTTGGCTGCTAAAAGAATCAGACAGGTCAGAGAAGGAGCGGACCTGCTGGTGAAATCATCCAAGAATGAGGATGTTGTGACAGTGTTAAGAGAGATTGCGGCAAACAGGATTGTGGCAAAAAAGAAACCCGAAGCCGAATAA
- a CDS encoding aminopeptidase: MNKAQLKKIKDTILKKSPLVFDQLNKKQKSDLFKFNETYKQFLNKSKTEREAARQIITAAKARGFVDIDTLLENKTSSAKKVYKVFQGRCVALAVLGKEPLVFGANIIASHIDSPRLDLKQNPIYEDLSMGLMKTHYYGGIRKYHWLAIPLALHGTIIKADGETIDITIGEDPDDPVFTVTDLLPHLAGKIQANKKLSDAFEGEKLNLIAGSIPLGSDEEKNRFKLGVLNLLHETYKITEEDFVSAEIEAVPAGKARDVGFDKSMIGSYGQDDRICSYTSLEALLDQQSSDKTAIAMFFDKEEIGSEGNSGAKSSFLEDFMSDLLFISNQNTDNRSLRKALINSSCLSADVNAAMDPDFKEVHEKLNAAKLGFGICMTKFTGVAGKSGSSDAGAEFVGKIRQIFNKNNIVWQTGELGKIDQGGGGTVAKFLAKYGMNVLDCGPAILSMHSPFEVASKADVYMTYLGYKAFYAENR, translated from the coding sequence ATGAATAAAGCCCAGTTAAAAAAAATAAAAGACACTATTTTAAAAAAATCCCCCCTGGTTTTTGATCAGTTGAATAAAAAACAAAAATCAGACCTGTTTAAATTTAATGAAACCTATAAACAATTTCTTAATAAATCCAAAACCGAAAGAGAGGCTGCCCGGCAAATCATTACGGCTGCAAAGGCCAGAGGATTTGTTGATATTGATACTTTGCTTGAAAACAAAACAAGCTCTGCAAAAAAAGTTTATAAAGTTTTTCAGGGGAGGTGTGTGGCCCTGGCTGTTTTGGGAAAAGAACCACTTGTTTTTGGTGCCAACATCATTGCCTCCCACATTGATTCACCCAGGCTTGATTTAAAGCAGAACCCCATTTATGAAGATTTGAGCATGGGATTAATGAAAACACATTATTACGGTGGGATTAGAAAGTATCACTGGCTTGCCATACCATTGGCACTCCATGGAACAATCATCAAAGCTGATGGTGAAACAATCGATATCACAATTGGTGAAGACCCGGATGACCCGGTTTTCACCGTGACCGATCTTCTGCCGCACCTGGCCGGAAAAATCCAGGCAAACAAAAAATTATCAGACGCATTTGAGGGGGAAAAATTAAATCTGATTGCCGGAAGCATACCATTGGGAAGTGATGAAGAAAAGAACCGGTTCAAACTGGGGGTATTAAATCTTTTACATGAAACATATAAAATTACAGAAGAAGATTTTGTCAGTGCGGAAATTGAAGCCGTACCTGCAGGAAAAGCAAGGGATGTCGGATTTGACAAATCAATGATCGGCTCCTATGGCCAGGATGACAGGATATGTTCCTATACAAGCCTTGAAGCATTACTGGATCAGCAATCTTCTGATAAAACCGCCATTGCCATGTTCTTTGACAAAGAAGAGATCGGCAGTGAGGGAAACAGCGGAGCAAAATCCAGCTTTCTTGAAGATTTTATGTCTGATCTGCTTTTTATCAGTAACCAGAATACGGACAACCGCTCTCTTAGAAAAGCCCTGATCAACTCATCTTGTCTTTCCGCCGATGTAAATGCTGCCATGGATCCTGATTTTAAAGAGGTTCACGAAAAATTAAATGCTGCAAAACTTGGATTTGGTATCTGTATGACAAAATTTACAGGTGTGGCAGGAAAATCCGGATCAAGTGATGCAGGTGCAGAGTTTGTGGGCAAAATCAGACAAATATTTAATAAAAACAACATTGTCTGGCAAACAGGAGAACTGGGAAAAATAGACCAGGGCGGCGGCGGTACAGTGGCAAAATTCCTTGCCAAATACGGAATGAATGTGCTGGACTGCGGCCCTGCGATTCTTTCCATGCACTCACCGTTTGAAGTTGCAAGCAAGGCGGATGTATACATGACATACCTTGGTTATAAAGCCTTTTATGCTGAAAACAGATGA
- the greA gene encoding transcription elongation factor GreA — MEQIPITKQGYAALKKELERLKTIERPENIKAIEVARAHGDLSENAEYHAAKEKQSFLEGRIGEISYKIGNAKIIDPETVPKDAVRFACRVLVENLDSEEEIEYMIVGPDEADIKLGKISMSSPLGSALIGKKPGEEAIVQAPGGKRIYEVIEIL, encoded by the coding sequence TTGGAGCAGATACCTATCACAAAACAGGGCTATGCAGCCTTGAAAAAAGAACTTGAACGATTGAAAACAATTGAGCGGCCTGAAAATATCAAAGCAATAGAGGTGGCCCGTGCCCATGGTGACTTGTCTGAAAACGCCGAATATCATGCTGCCAAGGAAAAACAGTCATTTCTGGAAGGCAGGATCGGTGAAATCAGCTATAAGATTGGAAATGCTAAAATAATTGATCCGGAAACCGTACCAAAGGACGCTGTCAGGTTTGCCTGCAGGGTTCTTGTTGAAAATCTTGACTCGGAAGAAGAAATAGAATACATGATTGTCGGCCCTGATGAAGCCGATATAAAACTGGGAAAAATTTCCATGTCTTCCCCTTTGGGCAGTGCGCTTATCGGCAAAAAACCCGGAGAGGAAGCAATCGTTCAGGCTCCCGGCGGCAAAAGAATATATGAGGTCATAGAGATTCTCTAA
- a CDS encoding type II secretion system minor pseudopilin has product MNRKTLVKILKNENGVALLITLSIIAILLTISLELNRRVKIGSMAAQTGKDDYYLMEMAESGINVAKAVLVKDTTHNRIDSVQEEWADTEILDKIIHSLAFDEGDIKLKINDEMGKLQINALIDTYPGHEVNQDQKQICENLLSFFISNDKSEDKRDPRQITNCLIDWLDSKDGEMITGISGAESSFYESLTPPYKCANREFFDLNEMFFVKGVSNTLLSESDNLNSLFFDQKDLQLNDLFTVFGAEKNKNDKNKHYQFSGKININTAPIQVIAAILPFGKKDLAKNISEYRCMKPDDKSGYANDLSVKNWYAGVAGLTQKETEQIAKIVTYSSDIFSIESHAILKGKSLVLKSVVKRQKDKNGKWFCKTLRQQID; this is encoded by the coding sequence ATGAATCGTAAAACCCTTGTAAAAATATTAAAAAATGAGAATGGCGTGGCACTGCTGATAACACTGTCCATTATTGCCATTCTTCTTACAATCTCCCTTGAACTGAACCGTCGGGTAAAAATCGGAAGCATGGCAGCACAAACTGGCAAAGACGACTATTATTTGATGGAAATGGCCGAATCCGGCATCAATGTGGCAAAGGCCGTTCTTGTAAAAGATACGACTCATAATCGTATTGACTCAGTCCAGGAAGAATGGGCAGACACTGAGATCCTGGACAAAATAATACACTCTCTTGCATTTGATGAGGGTGATATCAAATTAAAAATCAATGATGAAATGGGTAAACTTCAGATCAATGCTTTGATCGATACCTATCCCGGACATGAAGTCAATCAGGATCAAAAGCAGATCTGTGAAAATCTTCTGTCCTTTTTTATCAGCAATGACAAGTCTGAAGACAAAAGAGATCCCAGACAAATCACAAATTGTCTCATTGACTGGTTGGACAGCAAAGATGGAGAGATGATCACGGGAATCTCAGGTGCGGAATCCTCCTTTTATGAGTCCCTTACCCCCCCTTATAAATGTGCCAACAGGGAATTTTTTGATTTAAATGAAATGTTTTTTGTTAAAGGAGTATCAAACACTTTACTTTCAGAATCAGACAATCTTAACTCTCTGTTTTTTGATCAAAAAGATTTGCAATTAAATGACCTGTTCACTGTTTTTGGTGCTGAAAAAAACAAGAACGACAAAAATAAACATTATCAATTTTCAGGAAAAATAAACATTAATACCGCCCCTATCCAGGTTATTGCGGCAATTCTTCCGTTTGGCAAAAAGGATCTTGCCAAAAATATCAGTGAATACCGTTGCATGAAACCGGACGATAAAAGCGGGTATGCCAATGACCTGTCTGTTAAGAACTGGTATGCGGGTGTTGCAGGGTTAACCCAAAAAGAAACAGAACAAATAGCAAAAATAGTCACATATTCAAGTGATATTTTTTCCATAGAATCACATGCCATTCTAAAAGGAAAATCTCTTGTTTTAAAAAGTGTCGTTAAAAGACAAAAAGATAAAAACGGTAAATGGTTTTGCAAGACACTCAGGCAACAGATTGATTAG
- the tsaB gene encoding tRNA (adenosine(37)-N6)-threonylcarbamoyltransferase complex dimerization subunit type 1 TsaB produces MKLLCLSTAEQGCSLAIVDGSILVCEEFWDARLTHSRRLVKMIEHMLESRAFMSLKDMDGFVAARGPGSFTGLRIGISVVKGLAYAMGKPAAGVSSLDGIAFRFDHCSIPVCVMMDARRNEVYCAVYHFDHGRLMSKTRESVVSPEEAIGMTSGPVVFAGSGSKAYRDIIEQTADNPEFADRFLDSVSATALLRSLASKEDFFNCPENRLAPVYIRQSDAQLQFAEK; encoded by the coding sequence TTGAAACTTCTTTGTCTGAGTACGGCAGAACAGGGATGCAGCTTGGCAATTGTTGATGGAAGCATACTTGTTTGTGAAGAGTTCTGGGATGCCAGGCTGACGCATTCCAGGCGACTTGTAAAAATGATCGAACATATGCTTGAAAGTCGCGCTTTTATGTCACTGAAAGATATGGACGGTTTTGTGGCTGCCAGAGGGCCCGGCAGTTTTACAGGTCTTAGAATCGGTATCAGTGTAGTCAAAGGATTGGCCTATGCCATGGGGAAACCTGCGGCAGGTGTTTCAAGTCTGGACGGGATTGCGTTCCGGTTTGATCACTGTTCCATTCCTGTTTGTGTGATGATGGATGCCAGGAGAAATGAAGTCTATTGCGCTGTTTATCATTTTGACCATGGCAGGTTGATGTCAAAAACCAGGGAAAGTGTTGTCAGTCCTGAAGAGGCAATCGGTATGACAAGCGGGCCTGTAGTGTTTGCAGGGTCGGGATCAAAAGCGTACCGGGATATTATTGAACAAACAGCCGATAATCCTGAGTTTGCTGACAGATTTTTGGATTCCGTTAGTGCAACTGCGTTGCTTCGGTCCCTGGCTTCAAAAGAAGATTTTTTTAATTGCCCTGAAAATAGACTTGCTCCGGTTTATATCAGACAGTCTGATGCCCAATTGCAATTTGCTGAAAAATAA
- a CDS encoding PulJ/GspJ family protein, translating into MRKSKKTRSNRYKGFTLVEILVAVTIFSIAVSTLFASFNIIISHIDPINTGLDDYEMAQVAMDRIKKDLMSLCLTQYPIYRPPDMEGSDHPDRFRFVSKTFFLDGNSYTQLKFASFEHIAFNRDQQSRIGIINYYVEPLENGTIVLKRSDIGSVFFDETREDKTKNDPLLCERVKAFEFIFIDQDGKSHEEWDSDSSDFDYATPYAVSIKLVIQDPGKSGKKSGKRSNSFSTTLVLPSIREKNES; encoded by the coding sequence ATGAGAAAATCAAAAAAAACAAGATCAAACCGATATAAGGGCTTTACCCTGGTTGAGATCCTGGTGGCAGTCACCATATTCAGCATAGCCGTTTCAACTCTGTTTGCCTCATTTAATATCATCATATCCCATATTGATCCCATTAACACAGGTCTGGATGATTATGAAATGGCCCAGGTTGCCATGGACAGAATCAAAAAAGACCTCATGTCCCTTTGCCTGACCCAATATCCTATTTACAGACCCCCGGACATGGAAGGATCTGATCATCCGGACCGATTCAGGTTTGTATCAAAAACCTTTTTTCTTGATGGAAATTCTTATACTCAACTGAAGTTTGCATCATTTGAACATATTGCTTTTAACCGGGATCAGCAAAGCAGGATTGGAATTATCAACTATTATGTGGAACCTTTGGAAAATGGAACCATTGTTCTGAAACGCTCTGATATTGGATCTGTTTTTTTTGATGAGACCCGGGAAGATAAAACTAAAAATGATCCGCTGTTATGTGAAAGGGTAAAGGCATTTGAGTTTATTTTTATAGATCAGGACGGCAAATCCCATGAAGAATGGGATTCTGATTCCTCTGATTTTGATTATGCCACCCCTTATGCCGTAAGCATCAAACTTGTGATTCAAGACCCTGGAAAATCTGGAAAAAAATCAGGCAAACGATCAAATAGTTTTTCCACCACACTTGTATTGCCGTCAATAAGGGAAAAAAATGAATCGTAA
- a CDS encoding D-alanyl-D-alanine carboxypeptidase/D-alanyl-D-alanine-endopeptidase, with product MIICSGGLFVPPCIGAKNLSASIISANYPIGIVLADDQGNILYSRNKDRQFIPASILKILTSLAAINILGQDYRFSTAYFFDKNSKNLYIKGFGDPLLISEIIETLCLDIILTTKIKQIHHIILDPTYFSEQITVPGKSNSLNPYDAPVGALCANFNTIMFKWSSKQNKFVSAEAQTPLLSVFYDDINRSGLRQGRIILSKQQSFLYPGQLIKYFLEKNHIKITGDVLQGTWDTRKLDIKEKDEHLFVSPFELKEIVKKLLKYSSNFIANQLVLTIGAKTYGTPATLEKGVNTILDYSINHLKLSHLRLSEGSGLSRKNRISPDQMLKILIEFMPFYSLLNCKNNDFFKTGTLSDVRTCAGYILGDDNKFYPYVIMVNQKNRDYKSILKKLQTKVSQITNQKKTKKKLI from the coding sequence TTGATCATCTGTAGCGGCGGTCTATTTGTTCCGCCATGTATTGGTGCAAAAAATTTGTCCGCAAGCATTATTTCCGCAAATTATCCTATCGGCATTGTATTGGCCGATGACCAAGGAAATATACTGTATAGTCGAAACAAGGACCGGCAATTTATCCCCGCCTCTATTTTAAAAATTCTGACAAGCCTTGCCGCCATTAATATCCTTGGACAAGACTATCGTTTTTCAACTGCTTATTTTTTTGATAAAAACTCAAAAAATCTTTATATAAAAGGCTTTGGTGACCCTTTATTGATTTCAGAAATCATTGAAACGCTGTGCTTGGACATTATCTTAACAACAAAAATCAAACAAATTCACCATATCATTCTTGATCCAACATATTTTTCAGAACAGATAACGGTTCCCGGCAAAAGCAATTCTTTAAATCCCTATGATGCCCCTGTCGGTGCCTTATGTGCCAATTTCAACACAATTATGTTCAAATGGAGTTCAAAACAAAACAAATTTGTCAGTGCGGAAGCACAAACGCCTTTGCTTTCAGTCTTTTATGACGACATTAACAGATCAGGCCTCCGACAGGGCAGAATCATTCTTTCAAAACAGCAAAGCTTCTTGTATCCGGGTCAGTTGATCAAATACTTTCTTGAAAAAAATCATATCAAAATCACTGGAGATGTTTTACAGGGAACGTGGGATACCAGAAAACTTGATATCAAAGAAAAAGACGAACACCTTTTTGTGTCCCCTTTTGAACTAAAAGAGATTGTAAAAAAGCTGTTGAAGTACTCCAGTAACTTTATTGCAAATCAATTAGTTTTAACCATTGGGGCAAAGACATATGGAACACCTGCCACACTTGAAAAAGGAGTTAACACGATTCTGGATTATTCTATAAACCATTTAAAACTCAGTCATCTTAGGCTTTCAGAAGGATCAGGCCTGTCAAGAAAAAACCGAATTTCTCCAGACCAGATGCTGAAAATTCTGATTGAATTTATGCCGTTTTATTCATTATTAAACTGCAAAAACAATGATTTTTTTAAAACCGGTACACTCTCAGATGTCAGAACCTGTGCAGGATATATTCTGGGAGATGATAATAAGTTTTACCCATATGTAATTATGGTGAACCAGAAAAATAGAGACTATAAATCCATTCTAAAAAAGCTTCAAACTAAAGTTTCTCAAATAACAAATCAGAAAAAAACAAAAAAAAAGCTGATTTAA
- a CDS encoding LPP20 family lipoprotein yields the protein MKKTSIIVWGLFFSVLFFSGCSRFNPSSIAVGPGNICVLAGSGGDDQNIVAFQVIGKGLEPENALSKAEAVLMAQRAAVADGYRQLAEKVHGVYIDAFMQSGRGIITHDAVRVQTQSWLRGTEIMEIYQGDHGITNARLRLKIALNHAVIGGWHGISFDSP from the coding sequence ATGAAAAAAACAAGCATTATAGTATGGGGACTTTTTTTTTCCGTCTTGTTTTTTTCAGGATGCAGCAGGTTTAACCCATCTTCCATTGCCGTAGGCCCGGGTAACATATGTGTTCTGGCAGGTAGCGGGGGGGATGATCAAAATATTGTTGCATTCCAGGTCATCGGCAAAGGGCTTGAGCCTGAAAACGCGCTTTCAAAAGCAGAGGCTGTTTTAATGGCTCAAAGAGCTGCTGTTGCAGATGGATACCGGCAGCTTGCGGAAAAAGTCCATGGTGTTTATATTGACGCCTTTATGCAATCAGGACGGGGTATTATAACTCATGATGCTGTCCGGGTTCAGACCCAATCATGGCTCAGGGGTACGGAAATTATGGAAATTTATCAGGGTGATCATGGAATCACCAATGCAAGATTACGCTTGAAAATAGCATTAAATCATGCAGTTATTGGAGGTTGGCATGGGATATCGTTTGATTCACCATAA
- the pssA gene encoding CDP-diacylglycerol--serine O-phosphatidyltransferase → MQKQNFKKSIYILPNLFTSMNLFCGYYSITATIQLKFVDAAVAILIGAVFDLLDGKIARATNTTSKFGVEYDSLADLITFGLAPALLMFLWVLESIGRPGWSAALLFTICGALRLARFNTSKSSGIDFEGLPIPAAAAMNVSAVLFFYRLQISPESFKLIFMILMFVLSFCMVSSFRYKSLKKVSFFKSMKFNKLVMLVLVFVAFATEPYIFLFVVFSVYVVSGPILSLLYHHTSKIEKAI, encoded by the coding sequence ATGCAAAAACAGAATTTTAAAAAAAGTATTTATATTCTCCCCAATCTATTTACGTCCATGAATTTGTTTTGCGGATACTATTCAATTACGGCAACTATTCAGCTAAAATTTGTTGATGCTGCTGTTGCCATATTGATTGGTGCCGTGTTTGATTTGCTGGATGGTAAAATTGCCAGGGCAACCAATACCACCAGTAAATTCGGTGTTGAATATGATTCTCTGGCAGATCTGATTACTTTTGGGTTGGCTCCCGCACTTTTAATGTTTTTGTGGGTGCTTGAATCCATTGGCAGGCCGGGTTGGTCCGCAGCTCTCTTGTTTACGATATGTGGCGCATTAAGGCTTGCCAGGTTTAATACCAGTAAATCATCCGGTATTGATTTCGAGGGTTTGCCGATTCCTGCTGCTGCGGCAATGAATGTTTCCGCAGTTCTTTTTTTCTATCGGTTGCAGATTAGTCCTGAATCCTTTAAACTGATTTTTATGATACTGATGTTCGTTCTTTCTTTTTGCATGGTAAGTTCGTTCAGGTACAAAAGTCTAAAAAAGGTATCTTTTTTTAAAAGCATGAAATTTAACAAACTTGTCATGCTTGTCCTTGTTTTTGTTGCCTTTGCCACCGAACCTTATATTTTTCTGTTTGTTGTTTTTTCAGTATATGTTGTGTCCGGGCCTATTTTATCACTGTTATATCATCACACATCCAAAATTGAAAAAGCGATTTAA
- a CDS encoding tRNA 2-thiocytidine(32) synthetase TtcA, with amino-acid sequence MKTGLQKRINRAVGKAIHDWDMILENDRILVGLSGGKDSQALLEILVALQKKAPIRFELLPVHIDAGFEGSFAKDLEYYVENAYGDIKIEYKDYGVLAHSDENRSNPCFLCSWLRRKRLFEIAQEQGCKKIALGHNKDDIIETLFINICYAGKIGTMKPRQAFFNGAIDIIRPLSYVDKEDIIRFGQLFDLPEFKNNCPSANQTKRSEIKNLLETLYKHNKHIKGNIFRAMSNVALDYLLENKNDRHSKST; translated from the coding sequence TTGAAAACCGGGCTTCAAAAAAGAATCAATCGTGCCGTAGGAAAAGCAATTCATGATTGGGATATGATCCTTGAAAACGATCGGATACTGGTCGGTTTATCCGGTGGTAAGGATAGTCAGGCACTTTTAGAAATTTTAGTTGCCCTGCAAAAAAAGGCACCAATAAGATTTGAACTGCTGCCCGTACACATTGATGCCGGTTTTGAAGGGTCATTTGCAAAAGATCTGGAATATTATGTAGAGAATGCATATGGTGATATTAAAATTGAATACAAAGATTATGGTGTGCTGGCCCATTCAGACGAAAACAGGTCAAATCCGTGTTTTTTGTGTTCCTGGTTGAGAAGAAAAAGGCTTTTTGAGATTGCACAAGAACAGGGCTGTAAAAAAATTGCTTTGGGTCATAATAAAGATGATATTATTGAGACATTATTTATTAATATATGTTATGCCGGTAAAATTGGTACTATGAAACCCAGGCAAGCTTTTTTTAATGGTGCTATTGATATCATTCGGCCTTTGTCCTATGTTGATAAAGAAGATATTATACGGTTTGGTCAATTGTTTGATTTGCCGGAGTTTAAAAATAATTGCCCCAGTGCAAACCAGACAAAACGCAGTGAAATAAAAAATTTACTTGAAACATTGTATAAACATAATAAACACATAAAAGGCAATATATTCAGGGCAATGAGCAATGTTGCCCTTGATTATCTTTTAGAAAATAAAAATGATAGACATTCAAAATCAACCTGA